The Streptomonospora litoralis genome window below encodes:
- a CDS encoding alpha/beta fold hydrolase, with product MFRTAGLEAAMAHTLAPDTEALTLRHGDLEFDALAAGPADGPLVLFLHGFPEFATCWRRHLAAAAQAGYRAVAVDQRGYSPGARPLDTADYTMSELVADVAAFADELGAARFHLVGHDWGGVVAWSAATLHAERVISLTALSTPHPAALSQALASSPEQREAMSYVKLFQTPGAAEEQLLDNGAAALRGVFEGRVPEDLVEDNLRRLAQAGALTAALNWYRAMTLESAFADAPAVSVPTLYVWGDADVAFTAVPARATGEWVAAPYRYIELEGFSHWLPEEAPDQVVPALLEHLSAAEEDEED from the coding sequence GTGTTCCGCACCGCTGGACTGGAGGCCGCTATGGCGCACACCCTCGCCCCCGACACCGAGGCGCTGACTCTGCGCCACGGCGACCTGGAGTTCGACGCCCTGGCCGCCGGCCCGGCCGACGGCCCGCTCGTGCTTTTCCTGCACGGCTTCCCGGAGTTCGCCACCTGCTGGCGGCGGCATCTGGCGGCGGCCGCCCAGGCCGGGTACCGCGCGGTGGCGGTGGACCAGCGCGGATACTCGCCCGGGGCGCGGCCGCTCGACACCGCCGACTACACGATGTCCGAGCTAGTGGCCGACGTGGCGGCTTTCGCCGACGAACTGGGCGCGGCCCGCTTCCACCTGGTCGGCCACGACTGGGGCGGCGTGGTGGCCTGGTCGGCGGCCACGCTGCACGCCGAGCGGGTCATCAGCCTGACCGCGCTGTCCACACCGCATCCGGCGGCCCTGTCGCAGGCCCTGGCATCGTCGCCCGAGCAGCGCGAGGCGATGTCCTACGTCAAGCTGTTCCAGACGCCGGGGGCCGCCGAGGAGCAGTTGCTCGACAACGGCGCCGCGGCCTTGCGCGGCGTCTTCGAGGGCCGGGTCCCCGAGGACCTGGTGGAGGACAATCTGCGCCGGCTCGCCCAGGCGGGCGCCTTGACGGCGGCGCTGAACTGGTACCGGGCGATGACGCTGGAGAGCGCCTTCGCCGACGCTCCGGCGGTCAGCGTGCCCACGCTGTACGTGTGGGGCGACGCCGACGTGGCCTTCACCGCCGTGCCCGCCCGGGCCACCGGCGAGTGGGTGGCCGCCCCCTACCGCTACATCGAGCTGGAGGGGTTCTCGCACTGGCTCCCCGAGGAGGCGCCCGATCAGGTCGTTCCGGCGCTGCTGGAGCACCTGTCGGCGGCCGAGGAGGACGAGGAGGACTGA
- a CDS encoding ABC transporter ATP-binding protein has product MSLDVNDLAVYYRTLNGDVRALDGVSFSLADGEIMGLAGESGSGKSTLAKSLIKMDGRMRYVRGSVRLDDTELPVADQRAMVPFRFHRVSLIPQYAMSALNPTRRIGRMIKELVRSRGIDYGAVREELLRRLELVGLEPEVLQRFPIELSGGMKQRVVMVLSTLLDPSLLIADEVTSALDVSTQRAVAEALAGFRDRGFVTSMVFVTHDLALVHQIADTIMVMYAGRPAEKASSRTIIEAPRHPYTRMLISSLPEVGVTYAEQRLEGIPGQPPGLLNPPTGCRFRDRCPLAFDKCEEEPPFTEVAPGHWAACWKAE; this is encoded by the coding sequence GTGAGCCTGGACGTGAACGACCTCGCGGTCTACTACCGGACGCTGAACGGCGACGTCCGCGCGCTGGACGGCGTGAGCTTCTCACTGGCCGACGGCGAGATCATGGGACTGGCCGGGGAGTCCGGCAGCGGCAAGTCCACGCTGGCCAAGAGCCTGATCAAGATGGACGGCCGGATGCGCTACGTCCGCGGCTCGGTGCGGCTGGACGACACCGAGCTGCCGGTGGCCGACCAGCGCGCCATGGTGCCCTTCCGGTTCCACCGGGTCTCGCTGATCCCGCAGTACGCGATGAGCGCCCTCAACCCCACCCGGCGCATCGGGCGGATGATCAAGGAGCTGGTCCGCTCCCGCGGCATCGACTACGGCGCGGTGCGCGAAGAGCTGCTGCGCCGCCTCGAACTGGTCGGGTTGGAGCCCGAGGTGCTGCAGCGCTTCCCCATCGAGCTCTCGGGCGGCATGAAGCAGCGCGTGGTGATGGTGCTGTCGACGCTGCTCGACCCCTCGCTGCTGATCGCCGACGAGGTCACCTCCGCGCTGGACGTGTCGACCCAGCGCGCCGTGGCCGAGGCGCTGGCGGGGTTCCGCGACCGCGGGTTCGTCACCAGCATGGTGTTCGTGACCCACGATCTGGCGCTGGTGCACCAGATCGCCGACACCATCATGGTGATGTATGCCGGGCGGCCCGCGGAGAAGGCTTCCTCGCGCACCATCATCGAGGCGCCCCGGCACCCCTACACCCGGATGCTGATCTCCTCGCTGCCCGAGGTCGGCGTCACCTACGCCGAGCAGCGGCTGGAGGGCATCCCCGGGCAGCCGCCGGGCCTGTTGAACCCGCCCACGGGCTGCCGGTTCCGCGACCGCTGCCCGCTGGCCTTCGACAAGTGCGAAGAGGAGCCCCCGTTCACCGAAGTCGCCCCCGGCCACTGGGCGGCGTGCTGGAAAGCGGAGTGA
- a CDS encoding lysophospholipid acyltransferase family protein, whose translation MLYDVVRSVSARVGRGLYRPRIEGLANIPASGPVILAANHLSFCDSVVIPLAVPRRVHFLAKAEYFTGPGVKGRLSRSAFTALGAVPVDRGSGGGAMEALDIGLRRLKDGGVFSIYPEGTRSPDGRLYRGRTGVAHLALTSQAPVVPVGITGTEHIQPIGARLPRIAPITVRFGDPLDFSIGYGHLKTGRARRVATDEVMAAIGRLTGQEEAGVYNDRAAGY comes from the coding sequence TTGCTCTATGACGTGGTGCGCTCGGTGAGCGCGCGGGTGGGGCGCGGGCTGTACCGCCCCCGCATCGAGGGCCTGGCGAACATCCCCGCCTCGGGTCCGGTCATCCTGGCGGCCAACCACCTCTCCTTCTGCGACAGCGTGGTCATCCCGCTGGCGGTGCCGCGCCGCGTCCACTTCCTGGCCAAGGCGGAGTACTTCACCGGCCCCGGCGTCAAGGGCCGCCTGTCGCGCTCGGCGTTCACCGCCCTGGGCGCCGTCCCGGTGGATCGGGGCAGCGGCGGCGGGGCGATGGAGGCACTGGACATCGGGCTGCGCCGGCTCAAGGACGGCGGTGTCTTCTCCATCTACCCCGAGGGCACGCGTTCGCCGGACGGGCGCCTCTACCGCGGCCGCACCGGAGTGGCCCACCTCGCGCTGACCTCGCAAGCGCCCGTGGTTCCGGTGGGCATCACCGGGACCGAGCACATCCAGCCGATCGGCGCCCGGCTGCCGCGCATCGCCCCCATCACCGTCCGCTTCGGCGACCCGCTGGACTTCTCCATCGGCTACGGCCACCTCAAGACGGGCCGGGCGCGCCGCGTGGCGACCGACGAGGTCATGGCCGCGATCGGGCGGCTGACCGGCCAGGAGGAGGCCGGCGTCTACAACGACCGCGCGGCGGGCTACTGA
- a CDS encoding TIGR03618 family F420-dependent PPOX class oxidoreductase: MTTLEGAAAAIDRAGHLGVVSTTRADGSVQSTVVTAGIIAHPVSGAQTVAFTSAGTSAKLRFLRRRPQATIVFQPDFHWTAVEGTADLVGYDDPREGVDAAALRRLLRDVFTAAGGTHEDWDAYDRAMAEERRSAVLIRPTRILGM, from the coding sequence ATGACGACGCTTGAGGGCGCTGCGGCCGCCATCGACCGAGCCGGCCACCTCGGGGTGGTCTCCACGACCCGCGCTGACGGCTCCGTCCAGTCCACCGTCGTCACCGCCGGGATCATCGCACATCCCGTCTCCGGCGCGCAGACCGTCGCCTTCACCAGTGCCGGCACCAGCGCCAAACTCCGGTTCCTGCGCCGCCGACCGCAGGCGACCATCGTCTTCCAGCCGGACTTCCACTGGACCGCGGTCGAGGGAACGGCCGACCTCGTCGGCTACGACGACCCGCGGGAGGGCGTCGACGCCGCGGCCCTGCGGCGGCTGCTGCGCGACGTCTTCACCGCCGCCGGCGGCACCCACGAGGACTGGGACGCCTACGACCGGGCGATGGCCGAGGAGCGCCGCAGCGCCGTACTGATCAGGCCCACGCGGATCCTCGGAATGTAG
- a CDS encoding SAM-dependent methyltransferase, protein MADDTDDEAASAPPSVDTTVPHSARVWNYWLGGKDNYAADREVAEQYRAVFPEISDQARHGRGFIKRSVTYLVGEAGIRQFLDIGTGMPTAENTHEVAQHHAPESAIVYVDNDPLVLAHANALLVGTPEGRTDYLHADLREPEDVIAKAHKTLDFDRPIALMLMGVLGHIGDDDVHPVVSRLVSALPPGSYLALYDGTDSDPRGSEAQEQYNRNAPLPYWLRSPEWVASVFGGLEMVAPGFVPCPQWRPEAAEVGAAQPSMTRCGVARKL, encoded by the coding sequence TTGGCCGACGACACCGACGACGAGGCCGCCTCGGCACCTCCCTCCGTCGACACCACCGTCCCCCACTCCGCCCGCGTGTGGAACTACTGGCTGGGCGGCAAGGACAACTACGCCGCCGACCGCGAGGTCGCCGAACAGTACCGCGCCGTCTTCCCGGAGATCTCCGACCAGGCCCGGCACGGGCGCGGCTTCATCAAGCGGTCCGTCACCTACCTGGTGGGCGAGGCCGGTATCCGCCAGTTCCTCGACATCGGCACCGGCATGCCCACCGCCGAGAACACCCACGAGGTCGCCCAGCACCACGCACCGGAGTCGGCGATCGTCTACGTCGACAACGACCCCCTGGTCCTCGCGCACGCCAACGCGCTGCTCGTCGGCACGCCCGAGGGCCGCACCGACTACCTGCACGCCGACCTGCGCGAACCCGAGGACGTGATCGCCAAGGCACACAAGACCCTCGACTTCGACCGGCCGATCGCGCTGATGCTCATGGGCGTCCTGGGCCACATCGGCGACGACGACGTCCACCCCGTCGTCTCCCGACTCGTCTCGGCCCTGCCCCCCGGCAGCTACCTGGCGCTGTACGACGGGACCGACAGCGACCCCCGCGGCAGCGAGGCACAGGAGCAGTACAACCGGAACGCTCCCCTGCCCTACTGGCTGCGATCGCCGGAGTGGGTCGCCTCCGTCTTCGGCGGCCTGGAGATGGTCGCCCCGGGCTTCGTGCCCTGCCCCCAATGGCGACCGGAGGCCGCCGAGGTCGGAGCTGCCCAGCCCTCCATGACGCGCTGCGGGGTCGCCCGCAAGCTCTGA
- a CDS encoding SAM-dependent methyltransferase, with protein sequence MTDTPDYTAAPTSIDTSVPHSARVWNYWLGGKDNYAADREVAEQFRAVFPEVSDFARQGRGFIRRSVAYLADEAGIRQFLDIGTGMPTAGNTHEVAQHHAPESAIVYVDNDPLVLAHANALLVGTPEGRTDYLHADLRKPEDVLEKARATLDFDRPIALMLMGVLGHVPQDDVHGIVGRLVAGLPSGSYLALWDGTDEDERGNEALRQYNETAPLPYWPRGAEWITTLFDGLEPVDPGIVPCPQWRPETTEVGAVPAYAASRAGVARKP encoded by the coding sequence TTGACTGACACCCCCGACTACACGGCAGCCCCGACCTCCATCGACACCTCCGTCCCGCACTCGGCGCGGGTGTGGAACTACTGGCTGGGCGGCAAGGACAACTACGCCGCCGACCGCGAGGTCGCCGAACAGTTCCGAGCGGTGTTCCCCGAGGTTTCCGACTTCGCCAGGCAGGGGCGCGGGTTCATCCGGCGCTCGGTCGCCTATCTCGCCGACGAGGCCGGTATCCGCCAGTTCCTCGACATCGGCACCGGCATGCCCACCGCCGGCAACACCCACGAGGTCGCCCAGCACCACGCACCGGAGTCGGCGATCGTCTACGTCGACAACGACCCCCTGGTCCTCGCGCACGCCAACGCGCTGCTCGTCGGCACGCCCGAGGGCCGCACCGACTACCTGCACGCCGACCTGCGCAAGCCCGAGGACGTGTTGGAGAAGGCCCGCGCGACGCTGGACTTCGACCGGCCGATCGCGCTGATGCTCATGGGCGTCCTGGGCCACGTGCCCCAGGACGACGTCCACGGCATCGTCGGCCGGCTGGTGGCGGGCCTGCCCAGCGGCAGCTACCTGGCGCTGTGGGACGGCACCGACGAGGACGAGCGCGGCAACGAGGCCCTGCGCCAGTACAACGAGACCGCTCCCCTGCCCTACTGGCCGCGCGGTGCCGAGTGGATCACAACACTCTTCGACGGCCTGGAGCCGGTCGATCCCGGAATCGTCCCCTGCCCGCAGTGGCGGCCGGAGACGACCGAAGTGGGTGCGGTTCCGGCCTATGCCGCCTCGCGTGCGGGCGTCGCCCGCAAACCCTGA
- a CDS encoding ABC transporter ATP-binding protein — protein sequence MLQLQGVGKTYRIGAFGGQSLQAVHDVGFGVGAGEVVSLIGESGSGKSTIGKMVLRLIPASRGRITFEDGDIAGVRGHARSKEYYRRVQGVFQDPFSCFNPIFKADRVFELVRAEYFPASAAAPWRAKVEEALTTVGLDPGQVLGKYPHQLSGGQLQRLLIARALLLDIRLLVADEIISMLDASTRIDVLNLLGDLKARGLGILFITHDLSLGNYISDTAVILRRGRIVESGATSEVFASPVHPYTRRLLASVPQLHTSWEQAEAELGGDGAEGERTCPGCGDGGRPGEHGLVDVGDRHAVGCFATGAG from the coding sequence ATGCTTCAGCTGCAAGGGGTCGGCAAGACCTACCGGATCGGCGCCTTCGGCGGCCAGTCGCTGCAGGCCGTGCACGACGTCGGCTTCGGTGTCGGCGCCGGCGAGGTGGTGTCCCTCATCGGCGAGAGCGGCAGCGGCAAGAGCACCATCGGCAAGATGGTGCTGCGGCTCATCCCGGCCAGCCGCGGCCGCATCACCTTCGAGGACGGCGACATCGCGGGGGTGCGCGGCCATGCCCGCAGCAAGGAGTACTACCGCCGCGTGCAGGGGGTGTTCCAGGACCCGTTCAGCTGCTTCAACCCGATCTTCAAGGCCGACCGGGTCTTCGAGCTGGTGCGCGCGGAGTACTTTCCCGCTTCGGCCGCCGCGCCGTGGCGCGCCAAGGTCGAGGAGGCGCTGACCACCGTCGGTCTGGACCCGGGCCAGGTGCTGGGCAAGTACCCGCACCAGCTCAGCGGCGGGCAGCTGCAGCGGCTGCTGATCGCCCGCGCGCTGCTGCTGGACATCCGGCTGCTGGTGGCCGACGAGATCATCAGCATGCTCGACGCCTCCACCCGCATCGACGTGCTCAACCTGCTCGGCGACCTCAAGGCGCGCGGCCTGGGCATCCTGTTCATCACCCACGACCTGTCGCTGGGCAACTACATCAGCGACACCGCGGTCATCCTGCGCCGCGGGCGGATCGTGGAGAGCGGTGCGACGTCGGAGGTCTTCGCCTCGCCCGTGCACCCCTACACTCGCCGGCTGCTGGCCTCGGTACCCCAGCTGCATACGTCGTGGGAACAGGCCGAAGCCGAACTCGGCGGGGACGGCGCAGAGGGGGAGCGGACCTGCCCGGGTTGCGGTGACGGCGGCCGGCCCGGTGAGCACGGGCTCGTCGACGTGGGCGACCGCCACGCAGTGGGGTGCTTCGCGACCGGCGCCGGCTGA
- a CDS encoding threonine ammonia-lyase: MDLITSADVAAARERLSGVAVRTPLIPCAWAPGEFWVKPENLQPVGAFKIRGAGNALARLSPEAREAGVITHSSGNHGQALAYAARSHGTRCVVVVPQGAPRVKVEAMHAFGAETVTVPPAERAAEARELARAEGLTLIPPFDHSDVIAGQGTVGSEIAADMPGVDTVLVPVGGGGLAAGVATALKARCPKAAVVGVEPELAADAKESLERGRLVLWPPERTQRTVADGVRVGPSELTFAHLRERLDGIVTVTEEEILAAVGTLARSARLVSEPSGAVTTAAYLAGRAPFGRTVAVVSGGNVLPEVLARAVSSGDAETQS, translated from the coding sequence ATGGACCTGATCACCTCCGCCGACGTCGCCGCCGCCCGGGAGCGCCTGTCCGGCGTCGCCGTGCGCACCCCGCTGATTCCCTGCGCCTGGGCGCCCGGGGAGTTCTGGGTGAAGCCGGAGAACCTGCAGCCGGTCGGCGCGTTCAAGATCCGCGGGGCCGGAAACGCGCTGGCCCGGCTGAGCCCCGAGGCGCGCGAAGCCGGGGTGATCACGCATTCCTCGGGAAACCACGGACAGGCGCTGGCCTATGCCGCCCGCAGCCACGGGACCCGATGCGTCGTGGTGGTTCCCCAGGGCGCCCCGCGCGTCAAGGTCGAGGCGATGCACGCCTTCGGGGCCGAAACCGTGACGGTGCCGCCGGCCGAGCGCGCCGCCGAGGCCCGCGAACTGGCCCGTGCCGAGGGCTTGACGCTGATCCCGCCGTTCGACCACTCCGACGTGATCGCCGGGCAGGGCACGGTCGGCAGTGAGATCGCCGCCGACATGCCCGGCGTCGACACCGTGCTGGTACCGGTGGGCGGCGGTGGACTCGCCGCGGGAGTGGCGACCGCGCTCAAGGCGCGGTGCCCGAAAGCGGCCGTGGTGGGCGTCGAGCCGGAACTGGCCGCCGACGCCAAGGAGAGTCTGGAGCGCGGCCGACTGGTCCTCTGGCCCCCCGAGCGCACTCAGCGCACGGTCGCCGACGGCGTCCGAGTGGGCCCCTCGGAGTTGACGTTCGCCCATCTGCGCGAGCGGCTCGACGGCATCGTCACCGTCACCGAGGAGGAGATCCTCGCCGCGGTCGGCACGCTGGCCCGCAGCGCACGCCTGGTGTCCGAGCCCAGCGGGGCCGTGACCACGGCCGCCTACCTCGCCGGACGCGCGCCCTTCGGACGGACGGTCGCCGTCGTCTCCGGAGGCAACGTGCTGCCGGAGGTGCTGGCCCGGGCGGTGTCGAGCGGGGACGCGGAGACACAGAGCTGA
- a CDS encoding nitronate monooxygenase: MSEGCGLGFLEQLDVPVVAAPMAGGVSTPELAAAVNGAGGLGFLAAGYLAADAMAAQVDRLRALSGRPFGVNVFVPDRDTADPQALAAYRERIAPEAARLGTEAGPAHWGDDDYRAKLAALRSARVPVVSFTFGCPEAGDIAALRRTGTEVLVTVTTAEEAAAAEDAGADALCVQGAEAGGHQGSFEDTYERTIPLARLLAEVRGRVRIPLVAAGGITGAAAVQRCLAGGAVAAQLGTALLRTPESGAQQVHKDALVQQRFDRTTVTRAFSGRRARALANRFVAEHGGVAPGAYPHVHHMTGPLRAAAARAGDAETLHLWAGACYRSAADRPAAEVVGRIAEGL, encoded by the coding sequence ATGTCAGAAGGGTGCGGCTTGGGGTTCCTGGAGCAGCTCGACGTACCGGTGGTCGCGGCGCCGATGGCCGGGGGCGTGAGCACCCCCGAACTCGCCGCGGCCGTCAACGGCGCGGGCGGGCTGGGCTTCCTGGCCGCCGGCTACCTCGCGGCCGACGCGATGGCCGCGCAGGTCGACCGGCTGCGCGCGCTCAGCGGCCGCCCGTTCGGCGTCAACGTCTTCGTCCCCGACCGCGACACCGCCGACCCCCAGGCACTCGCCGCCTATCGCGAGCGGATCGCGCCCGAGGCCGCGCGCCTGGGCACCGAGGCCGGTCCCGCACACTGGGGCGACGACGACTACCGCGCCAAACTGGCCGCGCTGCGCTCCGCACGGGTGCCCGTCGTGAGCTTCACCTTCGGCTGCCCCGAGGCCGGCGACATCGCGGCACTGCGGCGTACCGGCACCGAGGTGCTGGTCACCGTCACGACCGCCGAGGAGGCGGCAGCGGCCGAGGACGCCGGAGCCGACGCGCTGTGCGTCCAGGGCGCCGAGGCCGGCGGCCACCAGGGCTCGTTCGAGGACACTTACGAACGCACCATCCCCCTGGCGCGGCTGCTGGCCGAGGTCCGCGGCCGGGTGCGCATCCCCCTCGTGGCCGCGGGCGGGATCACCGGCGCCGCGGCCGTGCAGCGCTGCCTGGCCGGCGGGGCCGTCGCGGCGCAGCTGGGCACCGCGCTGCTGCGCACCCCCGAGAGCGGCGCGCAGCAGGTGCACAAGGACGCCCTGGTTCAGCAGCGGTTCGACCGCACCACCGTGACACGCGCGTTCAGCGGGCGGCGGGCCCGCGCCCTGGCCAACCGGTTCGTCGCCGAGCACGGCGGGGTCGCCCCCGGCGCCTACCCCCACGTGCACCACATGACCGGACCCCTCCGCGCGGCCGCGGCCCGCGCCGGCGACGCCGAGACCCTGCACCTGTGGGCCGGGGCGTGCTACCGGTCGGCAGCCGACCGACCGGCCGCCGAGGTGGTGGGCCGCATCGCCGAGGGCCTGTGA
- a CDS encoding aminopeptidase P family protein has translation MSEHPSSSPQAEQNGAAEEPVFTPRKNGQAQEVSAELAAWMRTGWADTEIREVEPIEQAAYTAKRRAALSARFPGERLVVPAGGLKTRSNDTEYPFRPSCDYVYLSGDQTDDGCLVLEPRPGGGHDANCYLRPRSNRENGEFWLDGHGELWSGRRYSLAESAQLLGLATDDVRRLPDALRDAPDAPVRILRGHDAGLEQVVAGLREDAAEGGEAAAQRDEELAVALHDQRLVKDEWEVSQLQRAVDSTVLGFGDVAAALPDAEATSERYIEGTFFLRARVEGNDVGYGTIAASGRNATTLHWMRNDSPVREGELLLLDAGVETTTLYTADVTRTMPVSGRFTEVQRRVYDLVYAAQEAAIAAVAPARPFTEYHRVAQRVLAEGLVEWGLLEGPAERVVELGLQRRYTLHGTGHMLGLDVHDCARARTEVHLYGDLRPGMVLTVEPGLYFQPDDLTVPEELRGIGVRIEDDVLVTAEGNRVLSAGLPRTAADVEAWLAERLPRS, from the coding sequence GTGAGTGAACACCCAAGCAGCAGTCCGCAGGCCGAGCAGAACGGCGCCGCCGAGGAGCCGGTGTTCACCCCGCGCAAGAACGGCCAGGCCCAAGAGGTCTCGGCGGAGCTGGCCGCCTGGATGCGCACCGGCTGGGCCGACACCGAGATCCGCGAGGTCGAGCCGATCGAGCAGGCGGCCTACACGGCCAAGCGCCGCGCCGCCCTCAGCGCGCGCTTCCCGGGCGAGCGGCTGGTCGTCCCGGCCGGCGGTCTCAAGACCCGCTCCAACGACACCGAGTACCCCTTCCGCCCCTCGTGCGACTACGTCTACCTCAGCGGCGACCAGACCGACGACGGCTGCCTGGTGCTGGAACCGCGGCCCGGCGGCGGCCACGACGCCAACTGCTACCTGCGCCCCCGCTCCAACCGGGAGAACGGCGAGTTCTGGCTCGACGGCCACGGCGAACTGTGGAGCGGTCGGCGCTACAGCCTCGCGGAGTCAGCCCAGCTGCTGGGCCTGGCCACCGACGACGTGCGCCGGCTGCCCGATGCGCTGCGCGATGCGCCCGATGCGCCGGTGCGCATCCTGCGCGGCCACGATGCCGGTCTGGAGCAGGTCGTCGCCGGCCTGCGCGAGGACGCGGCCGAAGGCGGCGAGGCCGCAGCGCAGCGCGACGAGGAGCTCGCCGTCGCGCTGCACGACCAGCGCCTGGTCAAGGACGAGTGGGAGGTGTCCCAGCTGCAGCGCGCCGTCGACTCCACCGTGCTCGGCTTCGGCGACGTCGCCGCCGCGCTGCCCGATGCCGAGGCCACCTCCGAGCGCTACATCGAGGGCACCTTCTTCCTGCGCGCCCGCGTCGAGGGCAACGACGTCGGCTACGGCACCATCGCCGCGTCGGGCCGCAACGCCACCACGCTGCACTGGATGCGCAACGACAGCCCGGTGCGCGAGGGCGAGCTGCTGCTGCTCGACGCCGGAGTGGAGACCACGACGCTCTACACCGCCGACGTCACCCGCACCATGCCGGTGTCGGGCCGGTTCACCGAGGTGCAGCGCCGCGTCTACGATCTCGTCTACGCCGCTCAGGAGGCCGCGATCGCCGCGGTCGCCCCGGCGCGGCCCTTCACGGAGTACCACCGGGTCGCCCAGCGCGTGCTGGCCGAGGGCCTCGTCGAATGGGGGCTGCTGGAGGGCCCGGCCGAGCGTGTCGTCGAACTCGGCCTGCAGCGGCGCTACACCCTGCACGGCACCGGCCACATGCTCGGTCTGGACGTGCACGACTGCGCCCGTGCACGAACCGAGGTGCACCTTTACGGCGACCTGCGGCCGGGCATGGTGCTCACCGTCGAGCCCGGCCTGTACTTCCAGCCCGACGACCTCACCGTGCCCGAGGAGTTGCGCGGCATCGGCGTGCGCATCGAGGACGACGTGCTGGTCACCGCCGAGGGCAACCGCGTCCTCTCGGCGGGCCTGCCGCGCACCGCCGCCGACGTCGAGGCATGGCTGGCCGAGCGCCTACCCCGCTCCTGA
- a CDS encoding flavin reductase family protein — translation MRTDVTPSELSDRDFYRVLTALVVPRPIAWVSTVSAAGVDNLAPHSFFTVSCASPPIVQFTSVGRKDHLRNVEQTREFVVNFAPEWLRREINATATDFPPEVSEFDAVGVRREPSAAVKPPRVADSPAALECRLHSTLLLGDSTVVFGEVVHVAIEDSALVAGHPEISLLQPIARLGKDEWGALGQVTSLRRIRYADWPGE, via the coding sequence ATGCGCACCGACGTCACTCCCTCCGAGCTGTCCGACCGCGACTTCTACCGGGTGCTGACCGCTCTGGTGGTGCCGCGCCCGATCGCCTGGGTCTCGACCGTGTCGGCCGCGGGGGTCGACAACCTCGCTCCGCACTCCTTCTTCACCGTCTCCTGCGCCAGTCCGCCGATCGTGCAGTTCACGTCGGTGGGCCGCAAGGACCATCTGCGCAACGTGGAGCAGACGCGGGAGTTCGTGGTGAATTTCGCGCCGGAATGGCTGCGGCGCGAGATCAACGCCACCGCTACCGACTTCCCGCCCGAGGTCAGCGAGTTCGACGCGGTGGGGGTGCGCCGCGAGCCGAGTGCGGCGGTCAAGCCGCCGCGGGTGGCCGACTCCCCCGCCGCGCTGGAGTGCCGCCTGCACTCCACGCTGCTGCTCGGCGATTCCACGGTGGTCTTCGGCGAGGTGGTGCACGTCGCCATCGAGGATTCCGCGCTGGTGGCGGGCCATCCCGAGATCAGCCTGCTGCAGCCGATCGCGCGCCTGGGCAAGGACGAGTGGGGGGCGCTGGGCCAGGTGACGTCACTGCGCCGGATCCGCTACGCCGACTGGCCCGGGGAGTAG
- a CDS encoding DUF3099 domain-containing protein, whose protein sequence is MKRRARRYTALMATCLVLFGGSLPVYYLFGAGWALAMCAVAMVLPPIAVILGNTADPADPREDDTGYGPNA, encoded by the coding sequence ATGAAACGGCGAGCGCGCCGCTACACAGCGTTGATGGCCACCTGCCTCGTCCTGTTCGGCGGGTCGCTGCCCGTGTACTACCTGTTCGGCGCCGGGTGGGCGCTGGCGATGTGCGCGGTGGCCATGGTGCTCCCGCCGATCGCCGTCATCCTGGGCAATACCGCCGATCCCGCCGACCCGCGGGAGGACGACACCGGATACGGTCCGAACGCCTGA